One region of Microbacterium sp. M28 genomic DNA includes:
- the pdxS gene encoding pyridoxal 5'-phosphate synthase lyase subunit PdxS, with protein MSQPVATGTGRVKRGLAEMLKGGVIMDVVTAEQAKIAEDAGAVAVMALERVPADIRAQGGVSRMSDPDMIDSIIDAVSIPVMAKARIGHFVEAQVLQELGVDYIDESEVLSPADYVNHIDKYGFTVPFVCGATNLGEALRRINEGAAMIRSKGEAGTGDVSEAMKHIRRIRGEIAALTALPKDELFVAAKELQAPYDLVAEIAETGKLPVVLFVAGGVATPADAAMMMQLGADGVFVGSGIFKSGNPAERAKAIVKATTFFDDPKVIAEVSRGLGEAMVGINVSDLPAPHRLAERGW; from the coding sequence ATGTCCCAGCCAGTCGCCACCGGAACCGGGCGCGTCAAGCGCGGCCTCGCAGAGATGCTGAAGGGCGGCGTCATCATGGACGTCGTCACCGCTGAGCAGGCCAAGATCGCCGAGGACGCCGGCGCCGTCGCCGTCATGGCCCTCGAGCGCGTCCCCGCCGACATCCGGGCTCAGGGCGGGGTCTCGCGCATGAGCGACCCCGACATGATCGACAGCATCATCGACGCCGTCTCCATCCCGGTGATGGCCAAGGCCCGCATCGGCCACTTCGTCGAGGCGCAGGTGCTGCAGGAGCTCGGCGTCGACTACATCGACGAGTCCGAAGTGCTGTCGCCGGCCGACTACGTGAACCACATCGACAAGTACGGCTTCACCGTGCCGTTCGTGTGCGGCGCCACGAACCTGGGTGAGGCGCTTCGTCGCATCAACGAGGGCGCGGCGATGATCCGTTCCAAGGGCGAGGCCGGCACGGGCGACGTCTCCGAGGCCATGAAGCACATCCGCCGGATCCGCGGCGAGATCGCAGCCCTCACGGCTCTGCCGAAGGACGAGCTCTTCGTCGCGGCGAAGGAGCTGCAGGCCCCGTACGACCTGGTCGCCGAGATCGCCGAGACCGGGAAGCTCCCCGTCGTCCTGTTCGTCGCCGGCGGCGTCGCCACGCCGGCGGATGCCGCGATGATGATGCAGCTCGGGGCTGATGGCGTGTTCGTCGGCTCCGGCATCTTCAAGTCGGGCAACCCGGCGGAGCGCGCGAAGGCCATCGTGAAGGCCACGACCTTCTTCGACGACCCGAAGGTCATCGCCGAGGTCTCGCGCGGGCTCGGCGAGGCGATGGTCGGGATCAACGTCTCCGATCTCCCCGCGCCGCACCGCCTCGCCGAGCGTGGCTGGTAG
- the pdxT gene encoding pyridoxal 5'-phosphate synthase glutaminase subunit PdxT, translated as MAGSPRVGVLALQGDVREHARVLEGLGAAVTLVRRPEELAEVDGLVLPGGESTVIDKLARAFGLAEPLRAAIAGGMPMYGTCAGLILLADAVLDAAADQQSFGGLDVVVRRNAFGRQTESFETRLDVDGFDAPVHATFIRAPLIETVGPRAKAIGRLPDGGVVAVEQGVLLGTSFHPEVAGEDRFHRRFLEHVRTR; from the coding sequence GTGGCTGGTAGTCCGAGGGTCGGCGTCCTCGCCCTCCAGGGCGACGTGCGAGAGCACGCTCGTGTGCTGGAGGGCCTCGGCGCCGCGGTGACGCTCGTCCGGCGCCCCGAGGAGTTGGCGGAGGTCGACGGTCTCGTGCTCCCTGGCGGCGAGTCGACCGTGATCGACAAGCTGGCGCGTGCCTTCGGCCTGGCCGAGCCGCTGCGGGCGGCGATCGCCGGCGGCATGCCGATGTACGGCACCTGCGCCGGGCTCATCCTGCTCGCGGATGCCGTGCTGGACGCAGCGGCGGACCAGCAGAGCTTCGGCGGGCTCGATGTCGTGGTGCGCCGCAACGCCTTCGGCCGGCAGACCGAGTCGTTCGAGACGAGGCTGGATGTCGATGGATTCGATGCCCCGGTGCACGCCACGTTCATCCGCGCGCCTCTGATCGAGACCGTCGGCCCTCGTGCTAAGGCGATCGGTCGGCTTCCGGACGGCGGCGTCGTGGCCGTGGAGCAGGGCGTCCTGCTCGGAACCTCCTTCCACCCGGAGGTGGCGGGCGAGGACCGCTTCCATCGGCGGTTCCTGGAGCATGTCCGGACCCGCTGA
- a CDS encoding DUF402 domain-containing protein, with translation MRLPIGSEDVSTSGGNATLIGRRGEGWLPVSTTPPTLDEAIALLSSDGHDGGPLESSVDDAASVGDARPFFAAGEVILWRYRRFIETARVIRDDERGLVVWIPSGSARLESVPADGRSSRDVPLEERFTVPWVIRESTWRGEGIVRVAPTGMPWSIWFFRDADGTPSGAYVNLELPHRRAAGEPPSIFTRDLVLDVWVDAGHPGSEDIWLKDADELDAAVVQGRFTAAQAEAIRALADNACRLFIADGSWPLDEGWESWIPDAAMDQPIELPDVPAIRDARQRTGRTSIHG, from the coding sequence ATGCGTCTGCCGATCGGATCCGAGGATGTCAGCACCAGCGGCGGAAACGCCACTCTCATCGGCCGTCGTGGTGAGGGGTGGCTGCCCGTCTCGACGACACCGCCGACCCTGGACGAGGCGATCGCCCTGCTGAGCAGTGACGGCCACGACGGCGGCCCGCTCGAGTCGTCCGTCGATGACGCCGCTTCCGTCGGCGACGCGCGGCCGTTCTTCGCCGCGGGCGAGGTGATCCTGTGGCGCTACCGGCGGTTCATCGAAACGGCGCGCGTCATCCGCGATGACGAGCGCGGCCTCGTCGTGTGGATCCCTTCCGGTTCCGCACGACTCGAGTCGGTCCCGGCGGACGGGCGCAGCAGCCGCGACGTGCCGCTCGAGGAGCGATTCACCGTGCCATGGGTCATCCGCGAGTCCACCTGGCGCGGCGAAGGGATCGTGCGCGTCGCGCCGACGGGAATGCCGTGGTCGATCTGGTTCTTCCGCGACGCCGACGGCACTCCCAGCGGTGCGTACGTGAACCTCGAACTGCCGCATCGGCGCGCGGCGGGAGAGCCCCCGTCGATCTTCACGCGAGACCTCGTGCTGGATGTGTGGGTGGACGCCGGACACCCGGGGTCGGAGGACATCTGGCTGAAGGACGCCGATGAGTTGGACGCCGCCGTCGTGCAGGGGCGGTTCACCGCCGCGCAGGCGGAAGCGATCCGCGCGCTGGCCGATAACGCCTGCCGCCTCTTCATCGCCGACGGTTCCTGGCCGTTGGACGAGGGCTGGGAGTCGTGGATTCCGGATGCCGCCATGGACCAGCCGATCGAGCTGCCGGACGTCCCCGCGATCCGCGACGCACGGCAGCGGACGGGACGCACCAGCATCCACGGCTGA
- a CDS encoding YebC/PmpR family DNA-binding transcriptional regulator, which yields MSGHSKWATTKHKKAAIDAKRAKSWAKLIKNIEVAAKLGGADLQGNPTLFDAVLKAKKTSVPKDNIDRAIKRGAGIGGEAVEYTSIMYEGYGPNGVALMIECLTDNKNRAAAEVRTALSRNGGTLADPGSVAYNFSRKGVIVVKSEGTTEDDVMMAALEAGAEEIEPHAEGFEIVTEATDLVSVRSALVDAGIEYESADVEFVPNLKVEIDADTARKIFRLIDALEDSEDVQNVFSNFDLTAEVQAELENDDEE from the coding sequence ATGTCCGGGCATTCCAAATGGGCCACCACGAAGCACAAGAAGGCCGCGATCGACGCGAAGCGCGCGAAGTCGTGGGCCAAGCTCATCAAGAACATCGAGGTCGCCGCCAAACTGGGCGGTGCTGACCTCCAGGGCAACCCGACCCTGTTCGACGCGGTGCTCAAGGCGAAGAAGACCTCGGTCCCGAAGGACAACATCGACCGTGCGATCAAGCGCGGTGCGGGCATCGGCGGCGAGGCCGTCGAGTACACCTCGATCATGTACGAAGGCTACGGACCCAACGGCGTGGCGCTCATGATCGAGTGTCTGACCGACAACAAGAACCGCGCCGCGGCCGAGGTGCGCACCGCGCTCAGCCGCAACGGCGGAACACTCGCCGACCCCGGCAGCGTCGCCTACAACTTCAGCCGCAAGGGCGTCATCGTCGTGAAGTCCGAGGGGACGACAGAGGACGACGTCATGATGGCGGCTCTCGAGGCCGGCGCCGAGGAGATCGAGCCGCACGCCGAGGGCTTCGAGATCGTCACCGAGGCGACCGATCTGGTGAGCGTCCGCTCCGCTCTCGTCGACGCGGGCATCGAGTACGAATCCGCAGACGTGGAGTTCGTGCCGAACCTCAAGGTCGAGATCGACGCCGACACCGCCCGCAAGATCTTCCGCCTCATCGACGCGCTCGAGGACAGCGAGGACGTGCAGAACGTCTTCAGCAACTTCGACCTGACCGCCGAGGTCCAGGCCGAGCTCGAGAACGACGACGAGGAGTAG
- a CDS encoding GrpB family protein: protein MVAPLIVPYDRRWPRVADDWMARVRAGLAAGSLPAGSAIEHIGSTAVPGLAAKPFLDLQLLVTQIPEPSRLESALRDAGFVRALGSRPDSPGVHTDIPRPGCSGDRHEKVLLFADTSEMPDPIDGVILHVRRADSPFADFVRAFRDWLRADPDARARYETTKRELAAGFADAADYDDYTRAKSAFMDDAQAAMAWTGR, encoded by the coding sequence GTGGTGGCGCCGCTGATCGTGCCGTACGACCGGCGGTGGCCACGGGTCGCGGATGACTGGATGGCGCGGGTGCGCGCCGGCCTGGCTGCCGGAAGCCTGCCAGCGGGCTCCGCGATCGAGCACATCGGCTCGACCGCCGTTCCCGGTCTCGCGGCGAAGCCGTTCCTCGATCTCCAGCTGCTCGTGACGCAGATTCCCGAGCCGTCGCGACTCGAATCCGCACTGCGGGATGCCGGCTTCGTCCGAGCGCTCGGATCGCGCCCCGACTCGCCCGGCGTGCACACGGACATCCCGCGGCCCGGATGCTCGGGTGACCGTCACGAGAAGGTCCTCCTGTTCGCCGATACGTCGGAAATGCCGGACCCGATCGACGGCGTCATCCTGCACGTCCGCCGCGCGGACTCGCCGTTCGCGGACTTCGTGAGGGCCTTCCGCGATTGGCTGCGCGCGGACCCGGACGCACGTGCACGCTACGAGACGACCAAACGCGAGCTGGCCGCGGGATTCGCCGACGCCGCCGATTACGACGACTACACCCGCGCGAAGTCCGCGTTCATGGACGACGCGCAGGCGGCGATGGCATGGACCGGCCGCTGA
- the ruvC gene encoding crossover junction endodeoxyribonuclease RuvC: MTTSTIRVLGIDPGLTRCGIGVVDVGRSRRASLVHVGVVRTPVDAPVGERLAAVAAGIREVVAAYAPDAVAVERVFAQHNSHSVMGTAQASGVALLVAAEAGLPAQTHTPSEVKAAVTGYGSADKKQVQSMIARILRLDAPPQPADAADALAIALCHAWRRDAAVARIGGGLTPAQRAWAEAERVART, encoded by the coding sequence GTGACCACCTCGACGATTCGCGTGCTCGGGATCGACCCCGGCCTGACCCGGTGCGGCATCGGCGTGGTCGACGTCGGTCGTTCGCGGCGTGCGAGCCTCGTGCACGTCGGCGTCGTCCGGACCCCGGTCGATGCTCCGGTCGGAGAACGGCTCGCGGCCGTCGCCGCGGGGATCCGGGAGGTCGTGGCGGCCTACGCCCCGGATGCGGTGGCTGTGGAGCGCGTGTTCGCGCAGCACAACAGCCACTCCGTGATGGGGACGGCGCAGGCCAGCGGTGTCGCGCTGCTGGTCGCCGCCGAGGCAGGCCTGCCGGCGCAGACGCACACACCGAGCGAGGTCAAGGCCGCCGTGACCGGCTACGGCTCCGCGGACAAGAAGCAGGTGCAGTCGATGATCGCGCGCATCCTGCGTCTGGACGCCCCGCCGCAGCCGGCGGACGCGGCGGATGCCCTCGCCATCGCGCTGTGCCACGCGTGGCGTCGTGACGCCGCCGTCGCCCGCATCGGCGGCGGTCTGACTCCGGCGCAGCGCGCGTGGGCAGAGGCCGAGCGTGTCGCTCGAACATAA
- the ruvA gene encoding Holliday junction branch migration protein RuvA, protein MISSLHGVVLHATSDQVVIEVGGVGFSVAVPADVAHTARVGERLQLHTSLIVREDALSLFGFAERDELEIFGLLLGVTGVGPKSALGVLSHMTVDQIAEAVTAEDDAPFRRVSGIGPKTAKLIVLQLAGKVQAPAPTTRTGAVAPDVVDQVTAALIGLGWSEKVAAEAAAQTVGEASEAERSSVSALLRRTLALLGPAQGGGRG, encoded by the coding sequence ATGATCTCCTCCCTGCACGGCGTCGTTCTGCACGCCACGTCCGATCAGGTCGTCATCGAGGTCGGCGGCGTGGGTTTCTCCGTCGCTGTGCCGGCTGACGTCGCGCACACGGCCCGCGTGGGGGAGCGGCTTCAACTGCACACCAGCCTCATTGTCCGCGAAGACGCCCTCAGTCTGTTCGGTTTCGCGGAGCGGGACGAGCTCGAGATCTTCGGCCTGCTCCTCGGTGTCACAGGGGTCGGCCCGAAATCCGCTCTCGGAGTGCTGTCGCACATGACCGTTGACCAGATCGCCGAAGCGGTCACGGCCGAGGACGATGCCCCGTTCCGGCGCGTGTCCGGCATCGGGCCCAAGACAGCGAAGCTCATCGTCCTTCAGCTCGCCGGCAAGGTGCAGGCCCCGGCGCCGACCACGCGCACCGGTGCGGTGGCGCCGGATGTCGTCGACCAGGTGACGGCGGCGCTGATCGGATTGGGCTGGTCGGAGAAGGTCGCCGCCGAAGCGGCGGCACAGACGGTCGGCGAGGCCAGTGAGGCCGAGCGGTCATCGGTCTCGGCGCTGCTACGCCGCACGCTCGCGCTGCTCGGGCCGGCTCAGGGAGGCGGCCGTGGCTGA
- the ruvB gene encoding Holliday junction branch migration DNA helicase RuvB: MADARDAAEPQDEVELAIEGALRPGSLGEFVGQPKVRGQLQLLLEAARIQQRPADHILLAGPPGLGKTTLAMIVAHESDRPLRLSSGPAIQHAGDLAALLSSLVAGEVLFIDEIHRMARSAEEMLYLAMEDFRIDIMVGKGAGATSIPLDLAPFTLVGATTRSGLLPNPLRDRFGFTGHLEFYDESDLEKVIARSALVLDVRVPEDARAEIARRSRGTPRIANRLLRRVRDYALVHGAGREASMADVRAALELYDVDPIGLDRLDRAVLDTLVRRFRGGPVGLSTLAVAVGEEAETVESVVEPYLVRIGFLGRTPRGRVAMPEAYAHLGVAHPEGSALFDDL; the protein is encoded by the coding sequence GTGGCTGACGCCCGTGACGCCGCGGAGCCGCAGGACGAGGTCGAGCTCGCGATCGAGGGCGCGCTGCGCCCCGGCAGCCTCGGCGAGTTCGTCGGCCAGCCCAAGGTGCGCGGTCAGCTGCAGCTGCTGCTCGAAGCCGCCCGCATCCAGCAGCGACCGGCCGATCACATCCTCCTCGCCGGACCTCCTGGTCTCGGCAAGACGACGCTCGCCATGATCGTCGCGCATGAGAGCGATCGGCCGCTGCGGCTCAGCAGCGGCCCCGCGATCCAGCACGCCGGCGACCTGGCGGCGCTGCTGTCCAGCCTGGTCGCCGGTGAGGTGCTCTTCATCGACGAGATCCACCGCATGGCTCGCTCAGCCGAGGAGATGCTGTACCTCGCCATGGAGGACTTCCGCATCGACATCATGGTCGGAAAGGGTGCCGGGGCCACCAGCATCCCGCTGGATCTGGCACCCTTCACTCTGGTCGGCGCCACCACTCGCTCCGGACTCCTCCCGAACCCGCTGCGCGACCGCTTCGGATTCACCGGCCACCTCGAGTTCTACGACGAATCCGACCTCGAGAAGGTCATCGCCCGCTCGGCGCTGGTCCTCGACGTCCGCGTGCCGGAGGACGCGCGTGCGGAGATCGCGCGGCGCTCACGAGGGACGCCGCGTATCGCGAACCGGCTGCTGCGCCGCGTCCGCGACTACGCGCTCGTGCACGGCGCCGGCCGCGAGGCCTCCATGGCGGACGTGCGTGCGGCGCTCGAGCTCTACGACGTCGACCCGATCGGGCTCGACCGGCTCGACCGCGCCGTGCTGGACACACTCGTGCGGCGATTCCGCGGGGGACCGGTCGGGCTCAGCACTCTCGCCGTCGCGGTGGGCGAAGAGGCCGAGACGGTCGAGAGCGTGGTGGAGCCGTACCTCGTGCGGATCGGGTTCCTGGGCAGGACGCCCCGTGGCCGTGTGGCGATGCCGGAGGCGTACGCGCATCTCGGCGTCGCGCATCCGGAGGGGTCCGCATTGTTCGATGACCTATAA
- a CDS encoding preprotein translocase subunit YajC has protein sequence MEIMLFGLLAVLLIFMVINTRKRNKQMKAEQEEKAQKTIPGAKVLLQGGLYGTVVSFDPENLDQPAQIELAPGAVVEVHSQAILRVVEPTEDIEDDSEIDEDVAHVATDESADAAVADDAAYGVETPEQTRARLEGDTDGK, from the coding sequence ATGGAAATCATGCTGTTCGGTCTTCTTGCGGTTCTTCTGATCTTCATGGTGATCAACACCCGCAAGCGCAACAAGCAGATGAAGGCCGAGCAGGAGGAGAAGGCGCAGAAGACCATCCCCGGCGCCAAGGTGCTCCTGCAGGGCGGCCTGTACGGCACGGTCGTGTCGTTCGACCCCGAGAACCTCGACCAGCCGGCGCAGATCGAGCTCGCGCCCGGCGCGGTCGTCGAGGTGCACAGCCAGGCGATCCTGCGCGTCGTCGAGCCCACCGAGGACATCGAGGACGACTCCGAGATCGACGAGGACGTCGCCCACGTCGCGACGGACGAGTCCGCGGATGCCGCGGTCGCCGATGACGCCGCGTACGGTGTCGAGACGCCCGAGCAGACGCGTGCGCGTCTCGAGGGCGACACCGACGGCAAGTAG
- the secD gene encoding protein translocase subunit SecD, with amino-acid sequence MASSTPTRHAWRVLLGLLLVTAALFGINALGVYGFKQSSWTPELALDLQGGTQIILSAVTEDGSDPTQEQLDQAADIIRQRVDASGVAEADITTEGGRNIVVQIPGEADEETRERIQAAAQLELRPVIYTTAAATEFTGDDGNATPYPTPDPSANDVPSAEPTDSSDLSWVTEKLQQEFLAYDCTDPQNDPSNAPADKPLITCDDLGTTKYILGPQELDGTAIDDATSGRDPRTAAWIVQLDLDDDGAGVFGEISQRLYQNKLDGLSPRDQFAFVLDGKVISAPQMNGVILDGNPSISGNFTQESAQVLADQLKYGALPLSFSVESSDTVSATLGTQQLQIGLIAGLIGLVLVALYSLFSYRALGWVIIASIAVMAVLTYIIICILAWRIGYRLSLAGVAGLIVSIGFTADSFIVYFERIRDELRDGKSVTSAVEDGWGRAKRTIYISKSINILAAVVLYILADATVKGFAFTLGLTTLIDVFIFVIFTHPVMQLLVRTKFFGEGHKLSGLDPESLGAVYHTRTQFRQVETATAGRGAKNARSRAEADRRQTIAERKRAEALATGDPTSTTGKEGEH; translated from the coding sequence GTGGCATCCTCCACTCCGACCCGTCATGCATGGCGGGTCCTCCTCGGCCTGCTCCTGGTGACGGCCGCCCTGTTCGGCATCAATGCCCTCGGCGTCTACGGCTTCAAGCAGAGCTCGTGGACTCCTGAGCTCGCGCTCGACCTCCAGGGCGGCACCCAGATCATCCTGAGCGCCGTGACGGAGGACGGCTCGGACCCGACGCAGGAGCAGCTCGACCAGGCGGCGGACATCATCCGTCAGCGCGTTGACGCGTCCGGCGTCGCCGAGGCCGACATCACGACCGAGGGCGGCCGCAACATCGTCGTCCAGATCCCCGGCGAGGCGGACGAGGAGACGCGCGAGCGGATCCAGGCGGCCGCACAGCTCGAACTGCGTCCGGTGATCTACACGACCGCCGCCGCGACCGAGTTCACCGGCGACGACGGAAACGCCACGCCGTACCCGACCCCCGACCCATCGGCGAACGACGTGCCGAGCGCCGAGCCGACCGACTCGAGCGACCTGTCCTGGGTCACGGAGAAGCTGCAGCAGGAGTTCCTCGCTTACGACTGCACGGATCCGCAGAACGATCCGTCCAACGCGCCGGCCGACAAGCCGCTCATCACCTGCGACGACCTGGGCACGACCAAGTACATCCTCGGCCCGCAGGAACTCGACGGCACCGCCATCGACGACGCGACCAGCGGGCGCGACCCGCGCACCGCCGCCTGGATCGTGCAGCTCGATCTGGACGACGACGGTGCCGGCGTGTTCGGCGAGATCAGTCAGCGCCTGTACCAGAACAAGCTCGATGGCCTGAGCCCGCGCGACCAGTTCGCCTTCGTGCTCGACGGCAAGGTGATCTCCGCTCCGCAGATGAACGGCGTCATCCTGGACGGCAACCCGAGCATCTCGGGCAACTTCACGCAGGAGAGCGCCCAGGTCCTCGCGGACCAGCTGAAGTACGGTGCGCTCCCGCTGAGCTTCAGCGTGGAGAGCTCGGACACCGTCTCGGCCACGCTCGGCACGCAGCAGTTGCAGATCGGCCTCATCGCGGGTCTGATCGGTCTCGTGCTGGTCGCGCTGTACTCGCTGTTCAGCTACCGCGCCCTCGGCTGGGTGATCATCGCATCGATCGCCGTCATGGCGGTGCTGACGTACATCATCATCTGCATCCTGGCCTGGCGCATCGGCTACCGGCTCTCGCTCGCGGGCGTCGCGGGTCTGATCGTGTCGATCGGGTTCACGGCCGACTCGTTCATCGTGTACTTCGAACGCATCCGAGACGAGCTCCGAGACGGGAAGTCCGTCACCTCGGCCGTCGAGGACGGCTGGGGCCGCGCGAAGCGCACCATCTACATCTCGAAGTCCATCAACATCCTCGCCGCCGTCGTGCTGTACATCCTCGCGGATGCCACGGTGAAGGGCTTCGCCTTCACGCTGGGTCTGACGACCCTCATCGACGTGTTCATCTTCGTGATCTTCACGCACCCGGTGATGCAGCTCCTGGTGCGGACGAAGTTCTTCGGCGAGGGCCACAAGCTGTCCGGACTCGATCCGGAGAGCCTCGGGGCCGTCTACCACACGAGGACGCAGTTCCGGCAGGTGGAGACCGCGACCGCGGGTCGCGGCGCGAAGAACGCCCGCTCCCGGGCGGAGGCCGACCGCCGGCAGACGATCGCCGAGCGCAAGCGCGCCGAAGCCTTGGCGACCGGCGATCCGACGAGCACGACCGGAAAAGAGGGCGAGCACTGA
- the secF gene encoding protein translocase subunit SecF, whose translation MFSMNEFGNNLYTGKTSFPFVAKRRLWFWIAIALVVGSILVLFIRPPQFSIEFTGGSQFTVTAPDSTDQSLATDAVHEVVPDATTKVAVIGGTDVRAQTSQMSAAETQQVAAALAEAYGVEQSEVTSSFIGPAWGESVTRQSLWGLAIFLALTFLILAIYFRTWKMSAAAILGLLDVLVITVGVYSLAGFEISPAAVIGFLTILAYSLYDTTVVFDKIRENTTEDGEKSARLFGESVNLAVNQTLIRSINTSVVAALPVGAILFIGAFWLGAETLTDISLSIFIGILVATYSTLFVAAPLYSLFREKEPAIAERDARIREARDRAVAGV comes from the coding sequence ATGTTCTCCATGAATGAGTTCGGCAACAACCTCTACACGGGCAAGACCTCGTTCCCGTTCGTCGCCAAGCGTCGACTGTGGTTCTGGATCGCGATCGCGCTCGTCGTCGGGTCGATCCTCGTGCTGTTCATCCGCCCTCCGCAGTTCTCGATCGAGTTCACCGGCGGCTCGCAGTTCACGGTGACCGCCCCCGATTCGACGGATCAGAGCCTCGCCACGGACGCCGTGCACGAGGTCGTTCCCGACGCGACCACCAAGGTCGCCGTCATCGGTGGCACGGATGTCCGCGCGCAGACCTCGCAGATGAGCGCCGCCGAGACGCAGCAGGTCGCTGCGGCCCTCGCCGAGGCGTACGGGGTCGAGCAGAGCGAGGTCACCTCGTCGTTCATCGGCCCTGCGTGGGGTGAGAGCGTCACCCGGCAGTCCCTGTGGGGCCTCGCGATCTTCCTGGCGCTGACGTTCCTGATCCTGGCGATCTACTTCCGCACCTGGAAGATGTCCGCCGCGGCGATCCTGGGTCTGCTCGATGTGTTGGTCATCACGGTCGGTGTGTACTCGCTGGCCGGGTTCGAGATCTCTCCCGCCGCCGTGATCGGGTTCCTGACGATCCTCGCGTACTCCCTGTACGACACCACCGTCGTGTTCGACAAGATCAGGGAGAACACCACCGAGGACGGGGAGAAGTCCGCCCGCCTGTTCGGCGAGTCGGTCAACCTCGCTGTCAACCAGACGCTGATCCGCTCCATCAACACGTCAGTGGTGGCCGCGCTGCCGGTCGGCGCGATCCTGTTCATCGGCGCCTTCTGGCTCGGCGCGGAGACGCTCACCGACATCTCGCTGTCGATCTTCATCGGCATCCTCGTAGCGACGTACTCCACGCTGTTCGTGGCGGCACCGCTGTACTCGTTGTTCCGTGAGAAGGAGCCGGCCATCGCCGAGCGCGACGCCCGCATCCGCGAGGCTCGGGATCGCGCCGTCGCCGGTGTCTGA